In Maniola hyperantus chromosome 13, iAphHyp1.2, whole genome shotgun sequence, one genomic interval encodes:
- the LOC117987826 gene encoding uncharacterized protein: MATTEANLEDSDSGSDVTVRSDGGEHVTVRPRKKRAPSEYMKIRIPPFWPEDPELWFAQIEGQFEIAGVVSENTKFYYITSNLSSQHSKEVKDIITSPPDRNRYTKLKEELIKRLSASRDRKIQQLLKHEELGNRKPSQFLRHLLGLAGSSVPEDFIKSIWCSRLPASIQTLIASQPAGSLEDLADLADRVCDIVLPVPQVSTSTAAPTASVHSVESMALEIAELKEAVKNLTMQLNRQNRQSRQRERSASNRRNRSQSSYRKYPECWYHAKFGSKATKCVKPCNFASGNQQSGR, from the coding sequence ATGGCTACGACGGAAGCCAACCTTGAAGATAGCGATAGTGGATCCGATGTGACGGTGAGATCCGACGGTGGGGAACACGTTACAGTACGCCCACGAAAAAAACGTGCCCCGTCGGAATATATGAAAATCCGGATACCACCCTTCTGGCCAGAAGACCCGGAGCTATGGTTCGCACAAATTGAGGGCCAGTTCGAGATCGCAGGAGTGGTGTCTGAAAACaccaaattttattatattacgaGCAATCTTAGCAGTCAACACTCCAAGGAAGTGAAGGACATAATTACCTCACCACCCGACAGAAACAGGTACActaaattaaaggaggaacTGATAAAGAGGCTGTCTGCATCGCGTGACCGGAAGATCCAACAACTCCTCAAACACGAGGAACTGGGCAACCGGAAGCCATCGCAGTTCCTGCGCCACTTGCTAGGCTTGGCTGGATCTTCCGTGCCCGAAGATTTCATCAAGAGCATCTGGTGCAGCAGACTTCCCGCCAGCATCCAGACCCTTATAGCATCGCAACCAGCAGGATCTCTCGAGGATTTGGCGGACTTGGCCGACCGCGTTTGTGATATTGTCTTGCCAGTTCCGCAGGTTTCCACCTCCACTGCCGCTCCGACAGCTTCAGTCCATAGCGTCGAGTCCATGGCGTTGGAGATAGCCGAACTAAAGGAGGCAGTCAAAAACCTAACCATGCAGCTGAACAGACAAAACAGACAGTCCCGGCAGAGAGAGCGTTCCGCCAGTAATCGGCGCAACCGCTCCCAGTCAAGCTACAGGAAGTACCCAGAGTGTTGGTACCATGCTAAGTTCGGGTCAAAAGCGACGAAATGCGTCAAACCCTGCAACTTCGCCTCGGGAAACCAACAGAGCGGTCGGTAA